A window of Procambarus clarkii isolate CNS0578487 chromosome 9, FALCON_Pclarkii_2.0, whole genome shotgun sequence contains these coding sequences:
- the LOC138362912 gene encoding putative uncharacterized protein FLJ46204 has protein sequence MDTATWTQELGHSHLDTASWTQQLENNNLDTATWTQSLGHSQLDTATWKLLLGHATWARSLGHSYLDTAIWTQPLGHNNLKTTTWTQLLEHNHVDTVTWTQPLVHNHLDTGTWTQAIAHSHLDTVTWAQSFGHTYLDTAT, from the coding sequence atggacacagccacttggacacaggaaCTTGGACACAGCCATTTGGACACAGCCTCTTGGACACAACAACTTGAAAACAACAACTTGGACACAGCTACTTGGACAcaatcacttggacacagccaattggacacagccacttggaaacTGTTACTTGGACACGCCACTTGGGCAcggtcacttggacacagctacTTGGACACAGCCATTTGGACACAGCCTCTTGGACACAACAACTTGAAAACAACAACTTGGACACAGTTACTTGAACACAATCacgtggacacagtcacttggacacagccacttgtgcacaaccacttggacacaggaaCTTGGACACAGGCGATTGCACACAGCcatttggacacagtcacttgggcaCAGTCATTTGGACACAcctacttggacacagccacttag
- the LOC138362913 gene encoding uncharacterized protein, producing MDTVTWIQPLGHRHLDTANRTQALGHSHLNTTTWTQSLGHSNLDTTTWTQLLGHTHFDPTIWTELLGHIHIDIGTWTQALGHNHWDTATWTQQLRHSYLDTPLGQSHLDTTTWTQPLGHNHLDRTTSTQSLGHSNLETANWTQPLQHSHLDTVFWTQSLVLSLLNTATWTQPLGHSHMDPATWTQLLGHCHLGKTTWTQALVHSHLDTANWTQPLGNSYLDTPLGHGHLDTATWTQPFGHSLLDTTT from the coding sequence atggacacagtcacttggatacagccacttggacacagacacttggacacagcaaataggacacaggcacttggacacagccacttgaacacaaccacttggacacagtcacttggacacagtaacttggacacaaccacctgGACACAGTTACTTGGACACACCCACTTTGACCCAACCATTTGGACAGAACTACTTGGACACATCCACATTGACATAGGGACATGGACAcaggcacttggacacaaccattgggacacagccacttggacacagcaacTTAGACACAGTTACTTGGACACGCCACTTGGTCAaagtcacttggacacaaccacttggacacagcctcttgggcacaaccacttggacagaacCACTTCGACACAGTCACTTGGTCACAGCAACTTGGAAACAGCcaattggacacaaccacttcaacacagtcacttggacacagtcttttggacacagtcacttgtacTCAGTCTCTtaaacacagccacttggacacaaccacttggacacagtcacatgGACCCAGCCACATGGACACAGCTACTTGGACATTGCCACTTGGGcaaaaccacttggacacaggcaCTTGTACACAGCCATTTGGACACAGCcaattggacacagccacttggaaacAGTTACTTGGACACGCCACTTGGGCAcggtcacttggacacagctacTTGGACACAGCCATTTGGACACAGCCTCTTGGACACAACAACTTGA